AAAAGTAAAGCTATTTTTCAATCTACTCACGTCTTATCGAAATCCGCTTGCTTTTTAGTTAAAGCTTTCCGAATCTGTATAGTCAAGTTTCCCACCGTCAGTCCAACATGCTCAAACAGTGTTTGCGCCGGCGCCGACGCGCCAAAACCGTCCACTGTTACATAAACACCGTCAATGCCTCCATAACGCTCCCAACCGAAAGAAGAAGCCGCCTCAACTACCATGCGCGGCACCCCTACCGGCAGTACGCTTCGTTGAAACGACGTCGGCTGCAATTCAAACCATTCCTGACAAGGCATGCTGACAACTCGAATCAAGCGGCCTTCGGTTTCCAGTGTCTTCGCCGCCTGCAACGCCAAGGACACCTCGGAGCCACTGGCAATTATGAGCAACTCTGGACGTTCCGCACCTTCATGCAGAATATAGGCGCCTCTGGCCACACTTTCCTCTGGGCAAGTTGTCGTCTCTTCCAAGACCGGTAAATTTTGCCGGCTGAGTACCAACGCTACCGGCCCTTCTTGTTGTCGCAGCGCGAAGCGCCAGGCAGCCGCCGTTTCGTTCGCATCGGCTGGCCGGACCACAGCCAACCCCGGCAAGCAGCGCAAAGACGCCAAATGTTCTATCGGTTGGTGGGTTGGCCCGTCTTCACCTACACCAATGCTGTCATGCGTAAACACATACACCACAGGTAGCTTCATCAAAGCAGCTAGCCGCATGGCAGGACGCATATAATCGGCAAAAGACAAAAAGGTGGCTCCATACGGACGCAAACCGCCAAACAAAGCTAACCCGTTCAAAATACTCCCCATAGCATGTTCTCGTACGCCGAAGTGAAGGTTGCGCCCCTCATAACTTCCCTTTTGAAAATCGCCGCAGCCAGACAAGTACGTTTTGTTGGACGGCGCCAAATCAGCGCTGCCCCCCAGCAGGTTGGGCACCGCCGCCGCCAACCAATTTAGAATCGTTCCCGAGGCGGCCCGCGTGGCCTGCCCCTTGGCATCTGGAGTAAACGGAATGATGTCTGCATCCCAATTTATCGGCAGCTCCCCTTTCAGCCAGCGGCTGCACTGCAACGCCGCTTCCGGGTGACAGGTCGCAAAAGCATCCCATTTTTGCTGCCATTCTTTTTCGGCTTCTTCGCCTCGTTCCAGGCACTTGCCCATCTCGCACTGCACATCCTCAGGCACGAAAAAGCGAGGTTCTTGCGGCCAATCCAGGGCTTCCTTGGTACGCGCCAGCTCAGCTGCCCCCAGGGGTTCGCCATGAGCGGCCGCCGTATTGGCTTTACCCGGACTGCCATAGCCAATTTGTGTTTTGACAGCAATCAATACGGGCTGGCCGGAACTTTGCTGCGCCTTCGCCAGCGCCGTTTCCAGTTCCTCCAGGTCATTGCCGTCCTGTACCAGAACTACCCGCCAACCGCAAGCTGCAAAACGAGCC
This genomic window from uncultured Anaeromusa sp. contains:
- the tkt gene encoding transketolase; its protein translation is MKGNIHHLGINTLRMLAADAVEEANSGHPGMPMGAAAMAYVLWTKFLRHNPRNPAWPGRDRFVLSAGHGSMLLYGLLHLTGYQVSLEDIKKFRQWGSLTPGHPEWRHTPGVETTTGPLGQGFGNAVGMAMAAKFMNAHFPGEEEPLFDNRVYVLAGDGDMMEGLSQEAASLAGHLGLDNLICLYDDNKISIEGSTNIAFTEQVGARFAACGWRVVLVQDGNDLEELETALAKAQQSSGQPVLIAVKTQIGYGSPGKANTAAAHGEPLGAAELARTKEALDWPQEPRFFVPEDVQCEMGKCLERGEEAEKEWQQKWDAFATCHPEAALQCSRWLKGELPINWDADIIPFTPDAKGQATRAASGTILNWLAAAVPNLLGGSADLAPSNKTYLSGCGDFQKGSYEGRNLHFGVREHAMGSILNGLALFGGLRPYGATFLSFADYMRPAMRLAALMKLPVVYVFTHDSIGVGEDGPTHQPIEHLASLRCLPGLAVVRPADANETAAAWRFALRQQEGPVALVLSRQNLPVLEETTTCPEESVARGAYILHEGAERPELLIIASGSEVSLALQAAKTLETEGRLIRVVSMPCQEWFELQPTSFQRSVLPVGVPRMVVEAASSFGWERYGGIDGVYVTVDGFGASAPAQTLFEHVGLTVGNLTIQIRKALTKKQADFDKT